The genomic window CTCCATCCTGGTTTAGGAAGCTGAACGTGAGAAGCCTCTTCATGATTTAACTTTGACCCTAAACACCAAGGAAGCACAAGTCAGCATTAAACATTAACCACACTATCACTGTGATGATGTACTGTTAACATATTACTGTACCGTTAAAATATGAATGTTAATCTATTACTGTCATGAAGTACTGTTCATATATTAGTATTACTATCGCTGTGAAGAAGTAGGCTGCTAATAAATATAACTGTAAATATATTACTCAGAATAAGTATTGTAAATTGATGAAATACTGACTGTGGTCAGAGGTTGGGCCTCAGGAGCCAGCTTCTGCCCCTCAGTGTTCTCAGAGCTGGTGTCAGAACCTGGGAAGTAgcagaatgggaggaggtgaaTGACTGACCTAGATGTACCTagctctatagagctgtatagtccagttagctagatgtatctagatctatagagctgtatagtccagtgagctagatgtatctagatctatagagttatatagtccagtgagctagatgtatctagatctatagagctgtatagtccagtgagctagatgtatctagatctatagagctgtatggtccagtgagctagatgtatctagatctatagagctgtatagtccagtgagctagacaAGTCACCAAGATCTCTATGTTGGTAGTGGCGTTAATCATAAGAGCAGAACTGcagtaaaaacacattttactcaCCAACTGGTTTGTGACGCTTGTCTGAATCTAAGGATCAAGAGAAATGATTAGTGTTGTAACCTCATGAATATCCTCATGTTATTAGactttcatattcttaatgccaCAACATCTCTATGGACACGACATTGGAGGAGGTTCATCATTCAGAGGTGGAGGTTTATACAACCAGACCACCAGTGTGtgaagacaaccaatcagagtccaggaaggggacaggaagtaggagcaggtggagatcaggtgtcagtcctcctggagagtttgattcactcaccgttcctcttctggtacagaaagattccaacaacagcagcaacaacaacagcaagaaCAGCAACACCAGTGAGGATGAAAGCAAGGATGTGACTGCCCTCTGAAAGAaaatcaagaaaataaaatcaggtGTGTAATAATAGATGATCCCTCCATCATTGAACTGCACATGTCTATGGTCACGTGATGCTACAATCAAAACTAACACAGCCTCAGTGTAACTATTCCTCTAGAACCTGTTCTGGAGCTCAGGGTCACTCAGGGACTGATCTGAGCTTAGCCCCATTCATAGAactcatttacccacaatccacctTGTTCTGCTGCACTGAGCTAATCCGGAGtgctgtgtgtttacccagtAGCTTCAGCAGTGTCCAGGTAGACCCAGGCACTCTAGGAATACTCAAATCTCATAACTTTTATGCCtacgttgacagtttgtgagtgttgcgtgtgttagtgagtgagaggttgcggttgcacagctcaggctgccggacggcgctgcaagaaacttttataaacgcaatattgatatcccgcagtaatcagcccggcgGCCCCGgaacgttaacggcccaccggggggggggggtgggtgtgtgtgtgtgtgtgtgtgtgtgtgtgtgtgggcgggcgcTATTCGATTGCCTGGTCAACATTGCCTGGTCATCATGCTGGtttcaataatacatttgataacatttcccatctttgctgaacaacagttttgttcgaaagttcagtgattgaaacaaataaatcccgggcTGTAGAAGTTTTACGGTACCACTGTcttgcacctacccgatgtcaggtggaccgggttgaattcactgcgggtctcacttcttatatccatcttaccaaagatattgtattactgtccttctcaacactctctgatctcactaaaaggctggcagcacgaaacagcaatatcgacgaTATGCGCTGTGCAGAGAAGAAAGAATCCTgacgttgaatttgcaacattttgcaacaaataattctaaatctgcccatagATGGACACGTCAGAAATTTCCGGTTTTCAATggctacaatgttgcatctgcGTCTGCTGGTAATGCAACcacaaagaagtaaactctacggggctattttcatcattattatgtttttttatttaatttttgacGGCACAGTgatccggggctattcccaaaagatccggggctatagcctcgaatgcccCGGTCTACCGACGCGCCTGGGTAGAGGCCCCTGGCAGAGGTTGGGATgaggtcaggtggaggtggtgagacatgtgttccccacatccatcccctccaacaccagtcttacCCCGGTTGGTCCTGATgtgggcggggtccaggggggtggagatgtcctcgatgcctttcagctggaccacacactcgtacctccgccagtcctcctgtgggacggccgtgaggtccaggtccacgctgacctggaaggtcccgtcgtggttggggaggacctccccggggtccacctgctcatggagctcctggccgtctctcctccagaacaccaccaccctgttagggaagaagcctgtagcatggcacaccactggggaggaggggctcctctggagaagagacacccgcggacgctctggagagagagagagagagagagagagagagagagagagagagagagagagagagagagagagagagagagagagagagagagagagagagagagagagagagagagagagagagagagagagagagagagagagagagagagagagagagagagagagagagagagagataccaatctcattcctttgctacatagaaaatctcaaccctagccctcgctgttgcgcgttcacgcgccgtggagtCATGTCCCAATACTGTTTAAATGTAGCttaaggggtaggggggagggctaacatcccctcaaaattgagattttcgatgggcaccctcaaagcgattcagttctgacttgctcccacaatactttgcgagaaaacggaaaatcaagaaatatcctaggcaagatggaggacgaaaagatgcgacaggattggaaaaacacaaatgtaagtattttctctgtaattaactagtaattatttttattaattatactctgcagcccggccgcgggcttcgaagcccggccaaGGACTCTCGGAAGATTGCGAAAGTCTGTGGCCGATTttcgcggaagatcgcgaaacTCCCCGGCCGACTTTCgcaggccgcccgaccccggttctcggccgggatGCATGCCCGATCACGGGCTCTGCATCCCGTCCGtcgaccgggctgcagaccgggctgcagaccgggctgcagaccgggctggatatcatgtcgtatgatatccagatcttccatgttctagtgactccaggttaaaaataagctttactatactaatatattagattagattagattagattaggctttattgatccttttgggatgactccctcaaggaaattgattgtccagtagcttacagaaagaaacacaacacaatattaaattatatacaatataagataaacaatacactctaagataactataaaaagtaaaataaaaagtaaacagtaaacaataattataatataatataagataaacaataaactcttaactaactataaaaagtaaacaaaaaacagtaaacagtaaacaataaactcttatcTAATATAGAAAGTAATTTTAGTAatattattagttattaattattaatattctataagtgatattatatatactaacatatatattatattagtaatattgtataagtattattatactaatatattatattatattagtaatattacatggttaatcaatgtattttttggcagtactatattgtgtacatagctattatatattgtacataacatatggccatatcaaccagttctggcatataatttctgtttccttcttattcgttttctttcaggacttcgttgagtccactgccaccagcccccccacctctccctcatgctcctccaccccaggcacctcttccaccaccccagacttccaagaggagagtgccagggggcaggcgaggcatgaggagagcgaggcaaagttggcggaatggtggagaagatgtgattctccaccattctctcaaaagctgagagagagtgtgtgtgtgtgtgtgtgtgtgtgtgtgtgtgtgtgtgtgtgtgtgtgtgtgtgtgtgtgtgtgtgtgtgtgtgtgtgtgtgtgtgtgtgtgtgtgtgtgtgtgtgtgtgtgtgtgtttttaggtgtgcgtgtgtgtgtatttttagatgcgtgtgtttgtatttttagatgtgtggttcagtgtttcttatttaaataaagtgtttcttctaaagtgttcttgttcttaaccgattattatctaagggtgcactcactaggccatctggccgtggccgtggccgttttagcacctaaccgtgctcaaatctgccagtgtgagtgtggccagtctggctaataccacctttaacagtattattattttttaaccctttatttaaacatgccaattacaaaatataaataccatttcaggttaaacatctttacaatgggtcttgctcgttgcccgagacaatggcagccagtctgtctcttgtaacattaccaggggtctggttatctgctagggggcacggggaggctatgatgacgtcacagggtagggttgtcccatttggtagggggccgttaaggggtagcaatgaggggtagcaatgagattgagcaatgagggttagggttgagatgtagggttgagacagaGCAATAAAACAGGTGTGTTTTTTAGGACTTCAAATATtttggtcggggggggggggggagagagagagagagagagagagagagatagaggggggggagagagagagagaacagggactCGGGGACATGAGTCCGTCAACGcccaccaggtcatgtgactctacctgttctctgcagagcGCTCTTCCCATAGGCCAGGtacttcttcagccaatcaacacactcCTTGGCGTAGTAGTTCTTCAACTCTTGATTCCAACCTCTTAACCCTTCCCATTTGTGTTTGGTGGTGAGAGCCTGATGCACTGGAGCGAcccaggtcagggtcttcaGGTCCAACGATATGAAGTCTTCTCCATCATAACCATACTGGTTATAACCCTCAGTAgtaccatcctcatcatcccactcacaaCCAAACATCTTCTGATATACGTggacacctgagagagagagagagagagagagagagagagagagagagagagagagagagagagagagagagagagagagagagagagagagagagagagagagagagagagagagagagagagagagagagagagagagagagagagagagagagagagagagagagagagagagaatcattaACTGTCGGGGTGAAGCTCTGCAGAAACTCTAAAGAACATGAGACTACAAACAGGAGCCTCTTCAGAACACACGTCTTTATGTGATGGAGTCACCACACACCTGGATAATGTAGAATGGTTAACAGGATAATAATTAGTTTAAAATGATACTGGACTAATTAATGAGTCTCaaactacaccaccctacagaccctacaccaccctccaccaccctataccccctacagcccctacaccaccctacagcccctactccaccctacagcccctacaccaccctacacaccctacagcccctacaccaccctacacaccctacagcccctacaccaccctacaccaccctacaccccctacaccaccctacaccccctactccaccctacagcccctacaccaccctacacccccctacaccccctacacgcccctacagcccctacacccccctacagcccctacaccaccctacagcccctacaccaccctacagcccctacaccaccctacagcccctacaccaacctacaccccctacaccaccctacagcccctacaccaccctacagcccctacgcccccctacaccaccctaaacaccctacaccaccctacaccaccctacaccccctacaccaccctacaccccctacaccaccctacagcccctacaccaccctacaccccctacaccaccctacaccaccctacagcccctacaccaccctacagcccctacaccaccctacaccccctacaccccctacaccaccctacagcccctacaccaccctacaccccctacaccaccctacaccaccctacaccccctacaccaccctacagcccctacccGTGGATATATAGAGGAGGCTTCCCTCAGCAGTTCAGAGGTTATCTTTAACGGATCACCAGACAGTCCCAATCACCTCCAGGGTTAAAGACATGTCTGCTGAACTGTAGGAAGACGCGTTACTGATCTGGAGGAAAACGTACGGCACCAGGAAACTGCTGCACTGAAAGGAGCATCGCTGTTCAGAGGAGCTGAGGGTAGGGACAGGGACCCCTCTGAATCAGGAGGACTGAAGACGGGCTACTGTGCCCTGGTCATTCAATACATTCGAACACAGatgagatgtttgtgtgtgcgtaaaaaaacacaaaaaaaaaacataaagggaacacttaaacaacacaatgtaactCCAAGTCAATCACGCTTCTGTGAAATCTAACTGTCCACTTAGGAAGCAACACTGATTGACAATCAATTCAACATGCTGTTGTGCAACTGGAATAGACAACAGGTGGAAATGATAGGCAATTAGCAAGACACCCCCAATAAAGGAGTGGTTCTGCAGGTGGTGACCACAGACCACCTCTCAGTTCCTATGCTTTCTGGCTGATGTTTTGGTCACTTTTGAATGCTGGCGGTGCTTTCACTCTAGTGGTAGCATGAGACGGAGTCTACAACCCACACAAGTGGCTCAGATAGTGCAGCTCATCCAGGATGGCACATCAATACGAGCTGTGGCAAGAAGGTTTGCTGTGTCTGTCAGCGTAGTGTCCAGAGCATGGAGGCGCTACCAGGAGACAGGCCAGTACATCAGGAGACGTGGAGGAGGCCGTAGGAGGGCAACAACCCAGCAGCAGGACCGCTACCTCCACCTTTGTgcaaggaggaacaggaggagcactgccagagccctgcaaaatgacctccagcaggccacaaatgtgcatgtgtctgctcaAACGGTCAGAAACAAACTCCATGAGGGTGGTATGAGGGCCCGACGTCCACAGGTGGGGGTTGTGCTTACAACGCCCAACACCGTGCAGGACGTTTGGCATTTGCCAGAGAACACCAAGATTGGCAAATTCGCCACTggcgccctgtgctcttcacagATGAAAGCAGGTTCACACTGAGCACATGTGACAGACGCGACAGAGTCTGGAGACGCCGTGGAGAACGTTCTAGTGCCTACAACATCCTCCAGCATGACCGGTTTGGCGGTGGGTCAGTAATGGTGTGGGGTGGCATTTCTTagtgttccctttatttttttgagcagagtatatatatatgtgtgtgtgtgttgtgtgtgtgtgtgtgtgtgtgtgtgtgtgtgtgtgtgtgtgtatatatatatatatatatatatatatacgtacttctggacatgtgtgtgtgtgtgggtgtgttcgtATTGGGGAATGAAGAACCAACGGAGTGCAACAAATATTCTGTTTAGAAACACGGCAGcacagcagcaccacctgctggttacGTGCCGGTATTTGCAGCCGGTAGACCCGCGAAACGTGTCCTTGATTAAAGAAGATGTGACTTTATTAATCACTCCGGGGGCATTTTATAATATTAGTACACGTTCACTGCTTTAACTAAATGTCATGTAACATTTTTTGTGcatttaattttatttgtattttggaGTTGGCCATTTTGTCCTTTTGAATACAATATTTTAGAAtaattttcattaattttgATGAGACATATCTAGCAGTAGATTATACTGTGATTATATAATATTCATTTAATATTTGGATTTTGGACACAAGAACCCACATAGCAGGCCTTGGTCTTGTcaattaataaacacatttttctaCACAGAGTACTTCTACACTGAGTACTACACACAAAGCAGGCCTTGGTCTCATcaattaataaacacatttttctaCACAGAGTACTTCTACACTGAGTACTACCACACTGCACTTCTACACTGAGTACTACTACGCTGAGTGCTGCTActctgagtactgctacactgcttagaccaggggtcaccaacctttttgaacctgagaactacttcatgggcactgagtcatacgaaggggaCCCAGTTCTAtatactcttctgaaataacaaatttgctcagtttgcctttagttatatattacttgtaatgattattgattaatgatactcatctatgtgaagacatttTGATTAAATCaagacttaaaaaaggtgggaaagagttgttcaggAATGAGTAGTGCTGTTTTCAGAAccggcctgcgggcgcctcatgtggtccttgggggcgccctggtgcccgcgggcacggtgttggtgacccctggctTAGAACCTACATGAATAcgagtgtgtgggggtgtgtgtgtgtgtgtgtgtgtgtgtgtgtgtgtgtgtgtgtgtgtgggggtgggggtgggggtgtgtgtgtgtgtgtgtgtgtgtgggggtgggggtgggtgtgggggtgtgggtgggtgggtgtgtgtgggggtgtgtgggtgtgtgtgggtgggtgtgtgggtgggtgggtg from Gadus morhua chromosome 17, gadMor3.0, whole genome shotgun sequence includes these protein-coding regions:
- the LOC115529270 gene encoding major histocompatibility complex class I-related gene protein isoform X2, giving the protein MKALIGLLLLVFGHDVSSVIHSRRLFDTASSGLSTFPEFVTVEMVDEVQVEYYDSNTQRLIPKQDWVDQANRDKDPDYLERETERRKGHQQVFKASMGILKRRFNQTGGVHVYQKMFGCEWDDEDGTTEGYNQYGYDGEDFISLDLKTLTWVAPVHQALTTKHKWEGLRGWNQELKNYYAKECVDWLKKYLAYGKSALQRTERPRVSLLQRSPSSPVVCHATGFFPNRVVVFWRRDGQELHEQVDPGEVLPNHDGTFQVSVDLDLTAVPQEDWRRYECVVQLKGIEDISTPLDPAHIRTNREGSHILAFILTGVAVLAVVVAAVVGIFLYQKRNDSDKRHKPVGSDTSSENTEGQKLAPEAQPLTTGQS
- the LOC115529270 gene encoding major histocompatibility complex class I-related gene protein isoform X4, whose translation is MKALIGLLLLVFGHDVSSVIHSRRLFDTASSGLSTFPEFVTVEMVDEVQVEYYDSNTQRLIPKQDWVDQANRDKDPDYLERETERRKGHQQVFKASMGILKRRFNQTGGVHVYQKMFGCEWDDEDGTTEGYNQYGYDGEDFISLDLKTLTWVAPVHQALTTKHKWEGLRGWNQELKNYYAKECVDWLKKYLAYGKSALQRTERPRVSLLQRSPSSPVVCHATGFFPNRVVVFWRRDGQELHEQVDPGEVLPNHDGTFQVSVDLDLTAVPQEDWRRYECVVQLKGIEDISTPLDPAHIRTNREGNHNLAFILTGVAVLAVVVAAVVGVFLYRKRNDSDKRHKPVGSDTSSENTEGQKLAPEAQPLTTVQS